From Nguyenibacter vanlangensis, one genomic window encodes:
- a CDS encoding D-amino acid dehydrogenase, with product MKIIVLGSGVVGVTSAWYLAQAGHEVTVIDRQPEAGMETSFANAGQVSPGYSAPWAGPGVPLKALKWLMMSYRPFVFWPMPDPHLWTWLVQMLENCTTAAYARNKGRMVRLAEYSRDVMRDLRADTGITYDDRQQGTLQIFRTQKQLDAAAGDIRVLQRYGVPYEVLDAAGCVRAEPGLVDTAHKFVGGLRLPGDETGDAFLFTQRLAAMAAQAGVDFRYGTTIRALREEGGRISGVVTDRGTLTADAYVLALGSYSPALVRKLGIDLPIYPVKGYSLTARIVNEARAPVSTIMDETFKIAITRLGQRIRIGGTAELAGFSTSLRAPRRATLAHSVTDLFPGGGDIAGATFWTGLRPMTPDGTPIIGRTGIDNLFLNTGHGTLGWTMACGSARVLADLLSGRMPEIPHEDLGVVRYGQ from the coding sequence ATGAAAATCATCGTTCTCGGCAGCGGCGTGGTCGGCGTCACCTCCGCCTGGTACCTGGCCCAGGCGGGGCATGAGGTCACGGTCATCGACCGCCAGCCCGAAGCCGGGATGGAAACCAGCTTCGCCAATGCCGGCCAGGTCTCGCCGGGCTATTCCGCGCCGTGGGCCGGGCCGGGCGTGCCGCTGAAGGCCCTGAAATGGCTGATGATGTCCTATCGGCCCTTCGTCTTCTGGCCGATGCCGGACCCGCATCTGTGGACCTGGCTGGTACAGATGCTGGAAAATTGCACGACCGCCGCCTATGCCCGCAACAAGGGCCGGATGGTGCGGCTGGCGGAATATTCGCGCGACGTCATGCGCGACCTGCGGGCCGATACCGGCATCACCTATGACGACCGGCAACAGGGCACGCTGCAGATCTTCCGCACGCAAAAGCAGCTCGACGCCGCGGCCGGCGACATTCGGGTGCTGCAACGATACGGCGTGCCGTACGAGGTCCTGGACGCGGCGGGCTGCGTCCGGGCCGAGCCCGGGCTGGTCGACACGGCGCATAAATTCGTGGGCGGCCTGCGCCTGCCGGGGGACGAGACGGGCGACGCCTTCCTGTTCACCCAGCGCCTGGCGGCGATGGCGGCGCAGGCCGGGGTCGATTTCCGCTACGGCACCACCATCCGGGCACTGCGCGAGGAGGGCGGCCGGATTTCGGGCGTCGTCACCGATCGCGGCACGCTCACGGCCGACGCCTATGTGCTGGCGCTGGGCAGCTACTCGCCCGCGCTGGTGCGCAAGCTGGGGATCGACCTGCCGATCTATCCGGTCAAGGGCTATTCGCTGACGGCCAGGATCGTGAACGAGGCCCGCGCCCCGGTCTCGACCATCATGGACGAAACCTTCAAGATCGCCATCACCCGCCTCGGCCAGCGGATCCGCATCGGCGGCACCGCCGAACTGGCGGGCTTCAGCACCAGCCTGCGCGCGCCGCGCCGCGCCACCCTGGCCCACTCGGTCACCGATTTGTTTCCCGGCGGCGGCGACATCGCCGGCGCCACCTTCTGGACCGGCCTGCGCCCCATGACCCCCGACGGCACCCCGATCATCGGCCGCACCGGCATCGACAATTTGTTCCTCAATACCGGCCACGGTACCCTGGGCTGGACCATGGCCTGCGGCTCGGCCCGGGTCCTGGCCGACCTGCTCTCCGGCCGCATGCCCGAGATCCCGCACGAGGATCTGGGCGTCGTGCGCTACGGGCAGTAG
- the alr gene encoding alanine racemase: MTMSLAPGAWPADRAGATLTIDLAAIAANYRLLGERAAGAVCAPVVKADAYGLGAARVAPVLEAAGARDFFVAHVDEGIALRRYVSPDVRITILHGPRPGAVDDCVRHDLRPVLNSMEQLASWRQAAGRHGRRLAAALQVDSGMSRFGLSPHDVRAIAADRSLLAGIDTDLVISHLACADDPANPASAAQRAQFRHLASMLPRAPLSLAASSGIFLGEGYHFDLVRPGAALYGVAPTAAAPNPLHPVVRLRAHVMQIRDIAPGDGVGYGLTYRAAAPRRIATIATGYADGFARQGASRGCAWLDDIRLPVVGRISMDSLALDISDVPDSRLSPDMTVDLIGPRRGVDAVAEAAGTIGYEILTALGHRYHRDYIAA, from the coding sequence ATGACGATGTCCCTTGCTCCAGGTGCCTGGCCGGCCGATCGGGCCGGGGCCACGCTGACGATCGACCTTGCGGCGATCGCCGCCAATTATCGGCTGCTCGGCGAACGGGCGGCGGGGGCGGTGTGCGCCCCGGTGGTCAAGGCCGATGCCTATGGGCTGGGGGCCGCCCGGGTGGCGCCGGTGCTGGAGGCGGCCGGCGCGCGGGATTTCTTCGTCGCCCATGTCGATGAAGGCATCGCCCTGCGCCGGTATGTCTCGCCGGATGTGCGGATCACCATCCTGCACGGCCCGCGCCCGGGTGCGGTGGATGATTGCGTCCGGCACGATCTGCGTCCGGTCCTGAACAGCATGGAACAACTGGCCTCATGGCGGCAGGCCGCCGGCCGCCATGGACGGCGGCTCGCGGCCGCGTTGCAGGTCGATAGCGGCATGTCGCGCTTCGGCCTGTCGCCGCACGACGTGCGCGCCATCGCCGCCGACCGGTCGCTGCTCGCCGGCATCGACACGGACCTGGTCATCAGCCACCTGGCCTGCGCGGACGACCCGGCCAATCCGGCCAGCGCCGCGCAGCGCGCGCAGTTTCGCCATCTGGCCTCCATGCTGCCCCGGGCGCCGCTCAGCCTCGCCGCCTCGTCGGGGATCTTCCTGGGAGAGGGATATCATTTCGACCTGGTGCGCCCGGGGGCGGCGCTGTACGGCGTGGCCCCCACCGCCGCCGCGCCCAACCCGCTGCATCCGGTCGTGCGGCTGCGCGCCCATGTGATGCAGATCCGCGACATCGCGCCGGGCGACGGCGTCGGCTACGGGCTGACCTATCGTGCGGCCGCGCCACGCCGGATCGCCACCATCGCCACCGGCTATGCCGACGGCTTCGCGCGCCAGGGCGCGTCGCGGGGCTGCGCGTGGCTGGATGATATCCGCCTGCCGGTGGTCGGACGCATTTCGATGGATTCGCTTGCCCTCGACATCTCGGACGTGCCGGATTCCCGCCTGTCGCCGGACATGACGGTCGATCTGATCGGCCCGCGCCGTGGCGTCGATGCGGTGGCCGAAGCCGCCGGCACGATCGGGTACGAAATCCTCACCGCGCTGGGCCATCGCTATCATCGCGACTATATCGCGGCCTGA
- a CDS encoding AEC family transporter, translating into MHAILSVLLPIFGLILIGFVAARQNWLGQGATDILNRFVIRLALPAELFLSTAQVTRAQIDHPGFAVAFTLATLATFALGWMFDWFRPADRMHRLSGAAIEGLTAGYANTAFMGLPLCLGLFGPSALPAVVIATLVTVCGLFAVAIALVELEELAGRSTLQLLARVGLALLRNPLVFSPLAGAAVNLSGLGLPAAAQQLASLLGAATSPCALVTIGLFLAETSGRSAPLGAVARVVGLKMLVQPALTALLVFGVFRIDPAWANQALVLSALPTGTGPFMLARLYQREADVASRAILTSTLLSVVSISAIMAWIAAH; encoded by the coding sequence ATGCATGCTATTCTTTCCGTTCTTCTGCCGATCTTCGGCCTGATCCTGATCGGCTTCGTCGCGGCGCGGCAGAACTGGCTGGGCCAGGGGGCGACGGACATCCTGAACCGGTTCGTGATCCGGCTGGCGCTGCCGGCCGAATTGTTCCTCAGCACGGCGCAGGTCACGCGGGCGCAGATCGACCATCCGGGCTTTGCCGTCGCCTTCACGCTGGCGACGCTGGCGACCTTCGCCCTGGGCTGGATGTTCGACTGGTTTCGCCCGGCCGACCGCATGCACCGGCTGTCCGGCGCGGCGATCGAGGGGCTGACGGCGGGCTATGCCAATACCGCCTTCATGGGGCTGCCGCTGTGCCTGGGCCTGTTCGGGCCGTCCGCCCTGCCCGCGGTGGTGATTGCGACCCTGGTGACGGTCTGCGGCCTGTTCGCCGTCGCCATCGCGCTGGTCGAGCTGGAGGAACTGGCCGGGCGCAGCACGCTGCAATTGCTGGCGCGGGTGGGCCTGGCGCTGCTGCGCAACCCGCTGGTGTTCTCGCCGCTGGCCGGGGCGGCGGTCAATCTGTCCGGCCTGGGCCTGCCGGCGGCAGCGCAACAACTGGCCAGCCTGCTTGGGGCGGCGACCAGCCCGTGCGCGCTGGTCACGATCGGGCTCTTCCTGGCGGAGACCAGCGGAAGAAGCGCGCCCCTCGGCGCGGTGGCGCGGGTGGTCGGGCTGAAGATGCTGGTCCAGCCCGCGCTGACGGCGCTGCTGGTGTTCGGCGTGTTTCGCATCGACCCGGCCTGGGCGAACCAGGCCCTGGTCCTCAGCGCCCTGCCCACCGGCACCGGCCCCTTCATGCTCGCCCGCCTGTACCAGCGCGAAGCCGACGTCGCCAGCCGCGCCATCCTGACCTCGACGTTGCTTTCGGTGGTTTCGATTTCGGCGATCATGGCATGGATCGCGGCGCATTGA
- a CDS encoding P1 family peptidase, whose amino-acid sequence MRRQSTPGGRPRARALGLPMPGTPGPLNAITDIPGVTVGHTTLIGEAPNGAAIRTGVTVLLPRPKPDLLHPVWAGAFSMNGNGELTGCHWIREAGCLTGPIAVTNTCSLGIAHHAIVRWLARRFPDMVGESFWPLPVVGETFDGWLNDIAGQHVTEDHVLAAIDGASGGPVAEGNVGGGTGMIAYEFKGGSGTASRLVSTRIGTYTLGALVQANHGRRPWLTVCGAPVGPAMPEHTLFPSERGSLIAIVATDAPLLPVQLQRIARRIAIGMGRGGTPSGNNSGDIFLAFSTANDQGALPEPPRLRLEAVSNDDMDALFLATVEAVDEAILNAMLGAETMTGKAGRVVHAIDPARLRALVPGAR is encoded by the coding sequence ATGCGGCGACAATCCACGCCCGGCGGGCGCCCGCGCGCCCGTGCGCTCGGCCTGCCGATGCCGGGCACGCCCGGACCGCTGAACGCGATCACCGACATTCCCGGCGTCACGGTCGGGCACACGACCCTGATCGGCGAGGCGCCGAACGGCGCGGCGATCCGCACCGGCGTGACTGTCCTGCTGCCCCGGCCGAAGCCCGACCTGCTGCACCCGGTCTGGGCCGGCGCGTTTTCCATGAACGGCAATGGCGAATTGACCGGCTGCCACTGGATCCGCGAAGCCGGCTGCCTGACCGGGCCGATCGCCGTCACCAACACCTGTTCGCTGGGCATCGCGCACCATGCCATCGTGCGCTGGCTGGCGCGGCGCTTCCCCGACATGGTGGGCGAGAGTTTCTGGCCGCTGCCGGTGGTGGGCGAGACATTCGACGGCTGGCTGAACGACATCGCCGGCCAGCACGTGACCGAAGACCACGTGCTGGCCGCGATCGACGGCGCCTCCGGCGGCCCGGTGGCCGAGGGCAATGTCGGCGGCGGCACCGGCATGATCGCCTATGAATTCAAGGGCGGCAGCGGCACCGCGTCGCGCCTGGTGTCGACGCGGATCGGCACCTACACGCTGGGCGCGCTGGTGCAGGCCAATCACGGCCGCCGCCCCTGGCTGACCGTCTGCGGGGCGCCGGTCGGTCCCGCCATGCCGGAACACACGCTGTTTCCCTCCGAGCGCGGTTCGCTCATCGCCATCGTCGCGACCGACGCCCCCCTGCTGCCCGTGCAGTTGCAGCGCATCGCCCGGCGCATCGCGATCGGCATGGGGCGCGGGGGCACGCCCTCGGGCAACAATTCGGGCGATATCTTCCTGGCCTTCTCCACCGCCAACGACCAGGGCGCACTGCCCGAGCCGCCGCGCCTGCGTCTCGAGGCCGTCAGCAATGACGACATGGACGCCCTGTTCCTGGCGACGGTCGAAGCGGTGGACGAAGCCATCCTCAACGCCATGCTGGGGGCCGAGACCATGACCGGCAAGGCCGGCCGCGTCGTACACGCCATCGACCCCGCGCGCCTGCGGGCGCTGGTTCCGGGTGCCCGGTAG
- a CDS encoding VOC family protein: protein MGITGLSHITLAVAEVERSLTFYRDVLGCTVRALWADGAYLEAGSIWLCLSRDDNVPSSPRQDYTHIAFTVSEAEYALISERLMIESIIWKDNKSEGDSIYFLDPDGHKLEIHMGSLETRLSHYRENPSKAVRVFDV, encoded by the coding sequence ATGGGCATAACCGGGTTGAGCCATATCACCCTAGCGGTGGCTGAAGTGGAGCGGTCTCTGACCTTCTATCGCGACGTTCTTGGTTGCACGGTACGAGCCCTCTGGGCCGATGGCGCGTATCTTGAAGCTGGGTCGATCTGGCTTTGTTTATCCCGTGACGATAATGTTCCATCATCCCCGCGCCAGGATTATACCCATATCGCCTTTACCGTTTCCGAGGCGGAATACGCTCTTATAAGCGAACGGCTCATGATTGAATCCATCATCTGGAAGGACAATAAAAGCGAGGGAGACTCGATATATTTCCTCGATCCGGACGGACATAAACTTGAGATTCACATGGGGTCTCTTGAGACCAGGCTGTCTCATTATCGCGAGAACCCTTCAAAAGCTGTGCGCGTGTTCGATGTGTGA
- a CDS encoding aminoglycoside phosphotransferase family protein yields the protein MTKIPEDVAVKTARYLSEWGLTEDGRPAVTATSYLFPVVHAGTQAILKISADTDECRGNALMAWWDGSGAAPVINHDRNAILLERAMGPGSLAQLSLAGDDDDATRVICVVAAQLHSHKAPCTPDILPLEDWFDDLLRFDATAETWLTDCAHEARNLLAEQADHTILHGDLHHGNILDFGPKGWLAIDPKGLRGERAADFAALFLNPDLAEPDGRHVTASSHFVCRVQLVSTLAGLDPIRLLRWIRAWSALSAVWFLEDGLTPLVQRQIVDLASTALER from the coding sequence ATGACGAAAATTCCCGAAGACGTCGCCGTCAAAACCGCCCGTTATTTGTCCGAGTGGGGTTTGACAGAAGATGGGAGACCGGCGGTGACGGCGACCTCATATCTGTTTCCGGTTGTTCACGCCGGAACACAGGCTATCTTGAAAATCTCAGCCGACACAGATGAATGCAGAGGCAACGCACTTATGGCCTGGTGGGATGGTAGTGGTGCTGCGCCCGTCATCAATCACGATCGAAATGCGATATTGCTGGAACGCGCTATGGGGCCAGGCTCGCTTGCTCAACTATCTCTGGCCGGCGATGATGACGACGCAACACGAGTAATTTGTGTAGTGGCAGCACAACTGCATTCACACAAGGCGCCATGTACGCCGGATATACTTCCCTTGGAAGACTGGTTTGACGATTTACTCCGCTTTGATGCTACGGCTGAAACCTGGCTAACAGACTGTGCGCATGAGGCCCGGAATCTTCTTGCTGAGCAAGCTGACCACACTATTTTGCATGGTGATTTACATCACGGGAATATTCTTGATTTTGGACCGAAAGGGTGGTTGGCGATTGATCCGAAAGGGCTCCGCGGTGAACGAGCGGCTGACTTTGCGGCTCTCTTTCTGAATCCTGATCTCGCTGAGCCAGATGGTCGCCACGTTACTGCCTCATCGCATTTTGTGTGCAGGGTTCAACTTGTTTCTACTCTGGCAGGCCTTGATCCCATTCGGCTGCTGCGTTGGATACGCGCCTGGAGCGCCCTTTCTGCGGTTTGGTTTCTGGAAGATGGCCTCACTCCGCTGGTCCAACGTCAGATCGTCGATCTGGCAAGCACCGCTCTTGAACGCTGA
- a CDS encoding APC family permease, whose amino-acid sequence MPDAETLDRPPFDTGSPQAVPAGHPAPGHSAPGHPAPGGLRRSMRLPGALLIALSAISPASSVFIIVPGVLATAGSGALLSMAAGAAIAWCLAFVFAELASAYPLSGGEYAIVGRVVGPFWGFLVMGASLIGNCLIPAVMALGLSTYLGVLLPGLPPVPTALVTIAIVTLVGILNIRTNAVLTGLFLVVEILALLVLVALGFLHVARPLTGLLLHPAMPGGTGLVPASPAMIGMATSVALFAYNGYGAAVYFGEETHDAGRHIARAVMWAFAIAIASELVPVIAILMGAPDLRALLGARNMLGDFIAARGGPILATMVSLGIALAIFNALIAMMLLAARIAYSTGRDRIWPAGLSGALTRTHRRFHSPWVATLVCGVIAGLACLVPETALLVITSSTLVLIAGLLCVAVIMGRHNGTTDHGHYRMPLFPLLPAVALLAMLSIVYTNWLDPVIGRPSLAATGAICVASALYYRLVLRRRGAWVLRGPDDC is encoded by the coding sequence ATGCCGGACGCCGAGACGCTGGATCGCCCGCCCTTCGATACCGGGTCGCCGCAGGCCGTACCCGCCGGTCATCCGGCCCCCGGACACTCGGCCCCCGGACACCCGGCACCCGGCGGCCTGCGCCGCAGCATGCGCCTGCCGGGGGCGCTGCTGATCGCCCTGTCCGCGATCTCGCCGGCCTCGTCGGTATTCATCATCGTGCCGGGCGTCCTGGCCACGGCCGGGTCGGGGGCGCTGCTCAGCATGGCGGCGGGGGCGGCCATCGCCTGGTGCCTGGCTTTCGTCTTCGCCGAACTGGCCTCCGCCTATCCGCTCAGCGGCGGGGAATACGCCATCGTCGGCCGGGTCGTCGGGCCGTTCTGGGGTTTCCTGGTCATGGGGGCCAGCCTGATCGGCAATTGCCTGATCCCGGCGGTGATGGCGCTGGGCCTGTCCACGTATCTTGGCGTGCTGCTGCCCGGCCTGCCGCCGGTGCCCACCGCCCTGGTCACCATCGCAATCGTCACCCTGGTCGGTATCCTCAATATCCGGACCAACGCGGTGCTCACCGGCCTGTTCCTGGTCGTTGAAATCCTTGCCCTGCTGGTCCTGGTCGCGCTGGGTTTCCTGCATGTCGCCCGGCCGCTCACCGGCCTGCTGCTGCACCCGGCGATGCCGGGCGGCACCGGCCTGGTGCCGGCCTCGCCCGCCATGATCGGCATGGCGACCTCGGTCGCTCTCTTCGCCTATAACGGCTATGGCGCGGCCGTATATTTCGGCGAGGAAACCCACGATGCCGGGCGCCATATCGCCCGGGCCGTGATGTGGGCCTTCGCCATCGCCATCGCGTCGGAACTGGTTCCGGTGATCGCCATCCTGATGGGGGCGCCAGACCTGCGGGCGCTGCTGGGCGCGCGCAACATGCTGGGCGATTTCATCGCGGCGCGCGGCGGGCCGATCCTGGCCACGATGGTCAGCCTGGGCATCGCGCTGGCCATCTTCAACGCGCTGATCGCAATGATGCTGCTGGCGGCACGCATCGCCTACAGCACCGGGCGCGACCGCATCTGGCCCGCCGGCCTGTCCGGCGCGCTGACGCGCACCCACCGCAGGTTCCATTCGCCCTGGGTGGCGACCCTGGTCTGCGGGGTCATCGCGGGCCTGGCCTGCCTGGTGCCCGAGACCGCGCTGCTGGTCATCACCAGTTCCACCCTCGTCCTGATCGCCGGACTGCTCTGCGTCGCGGTCATCATGGGCCGCCATAACGGCACCACGGACCACGGCCATTACCGGATGCCGCTCTTTCCCCTCCTGCCGGCCGTCGCGCTGCTGGCCATGCTGTCCATCGTCTATACCAACTGGCTCGACCCGGTGATCGGCCGGCCCAGCCTGGCCGCCACCGGCGCGATCTGCGTGGCCTCGGCGCTCTATTACCGGCTGGTGCTGCGCCGGCGTGGCGCCTGGGTGCTGCGCGGCCCCGACGATTGTTAG
- a CDS encoding Lrp/AsnC family transcriptional regulator: MIVDRVTEAILRLLQHDGRISNADLAQRVGLSPSACLRRVRMLEEQGVIRGYRAIIDERSAHSMTTVIVQITLERLTDDALRRFEARVRDCADVRECYLMTGDADYLVRVEARDLADYERIHKEELSRLPGVVRIQSNFAIRPVVQR; encoded by the coding sequence ATGATCGTCGATCGCGTCACCGAAGCCATCCTGCGCCTGCTGCAGCATGACGGGCGAATCAGCAACGCCGACCTCGCCCAGCGGGTCGGGCTGTCGCCCTCGGCATGCCTGCGGCGGGTCAGGATGCTGGAGGAACAGGGGGTCATTCGTGGCTATCGCGCGATCATCGACGAGCGGTCGGCCCACAGCATGACCACCGTGATCGTGCAGATCACGCTGGAACGGCTGACCGATGACGCGCTGCGCCGGTTCGAGGCCCGGGTGCGGGATTGCGCGGATGTGCGCGAGTGCTACCTGATGACCGGGGACGCGGATTACCTGGTGCGGGTCGAGGCCCGCGACCTGGCCGATTATGAGCGGATCCACAAGGAAGAACTGTCGCGCCTGCCGGGGGTGGTGCGGATCCAGAGCAATTTCGCCATCCGGCCGGTGGTGCAGCGGTGA
- a CDS encoding cryptochrome/photolyase family protein, with the protein MWFREDFRISDNLALHEAERRGQPVLCIAVLDDDRLPGAAARWWLHGAIRSLDESLHKKGGALHVFRGPTLKVLAAIVQATGAGAVFWNRRYDPQGRKTDTAVETMLNAKGITVRSFSGALLHEPWTVRTRSCQPYKIFTAFWRAARALPPAIFLHPAPEKLVFARLSPALDHLTVKDMRYGLRPAHPDWAAGLHETWTPGEESARDRLAAFLQYDLARYAAERDFPAKDRTSRLSPFLRFGHLSPGRIWDAAMRGAYAEKFLTELGWREFAWSVLYSTPDIATRNLRPEFDAMPWRDSPGELAAWQQGRTGYPLVDAGMRELWHTGWMHNRVRMVVASFLVKHLLIDWREGERWFADTLVDHDPASNPMNWQWSAGTGVDAAPYFRIMNPLLQSRTFDPGGDYIRRWVPELAHLPADAIHAPWISGRPDNYPAPIVDHRMARERALKAWKTI; encoded by the coding sequence ATGTGGTTCCGGGAGGATTTCCGCATCTCGGACAATTTGGCGCTTCATGAAGCGGAAAGGCGCGGCCAGCCGGTTTTATGCATCGCTGTTCTTGACGACGACCGCCTGCCCGGCGCTGCGGCGCGATGGTGGCTGCACGGCGCGATCCGGTCGCTTGACGAAAGCCTCCATAAAAAAGGAGGCGCGCTTCACGTGTTTCGCGGTCCGACCCTGAAAGTCCTTGCGGCCATCGTCCAGGCGACGGGTGCCGGCGCCGTGTTCTGGAATCGCCGCTACGATCCCCAAGGGCGAAAGACGGACACCGCCGTGGAGACCATGCTGAACGCAAAGGGAATCACGGTCCGGAGCTTTTCCGGGGCACTTTTGCATGAACCTTGGACCGTCCGCACACGTTCCTGTCAGCCCTATAAAATCTTTACAGCATTCTGGCGCGCCGCCCGCGCGCTTCCTCCCGCGATTTTCCTTCATCCGGCGCCCGAAAAACTCGTCTTCGCGCGCCTTTCCCCAGCACTCGACCACCTGACCGTAAAGGACATGCGGTACGGATTGCGCCCCGCGCATCCGGACTGGGCGGCCGGGCTGCACGAAACATGGACACCTGGCGAAGAGAGTGCCCGGGACCGGCTCGCCGCCTTCCTGCAATACGACCTGGCACGCTATGCTGCCGAGCGGGATTTCCCTGCAAAGGACAGGACATCCCGGCTCTCGCCCTTTCTGAGGTTCGGCCATCTCAGCCCCGGCCGGATATGGGATGCGGCGATGCGCGGCGCTTATGCCGAAAAGTTTCTGACCGAGCTGGGATGGAGAGAGTTCGCATGGTCGGTCCTGTACTCCACGCCGGATATAGCGACGCGAAATTTACGGCCGGAATTCGACGCGATGCCGTGGCGCGACAGTCCCGGCGAATTGGCGGCATGGCAGCAAGGCCGGACAGGATATCCCCTGGTTGATGCCGGGATGCGTGAATTATGGCATACCGGCTGGATGCATAACCGGGTCCGGATGGTCGTCGCCTCCTTTCTGGTCAAGCACCTGCTTATCGACTGGCGAGAGGGAGAGCGATGGTTCGCGGACACGCTGGTCGATCACGACCCGGCCAGCAACCCGATGAACTGGCAGTGGAGTGCCGGAACGGGCGTGGACGCTGCGCCTTATTTCCGAATTATGAACCCGCTTCTCCAGTCCCGGACTTTCGATCCTGGCGGGGACTATATTCGCCGCTGGGTTCCCGAACTTGCCCATCTTCCTGCCGACGCCATCCATGCGCCCTGGATCTCCGGCCGCCCCGACAACTATCCTGCCCCCATCGTCGATCATCGCATGGCACGTGAACGTGCCCTTAAAGCCTGGAAGACGATTTGA